From the genome of Candidatus Electrothrix communis, one region includes:
- a CDS encoding TrmH family RNA methyltransferase: protein MSQPINTLSGSGLIMVRPKYPENIGASARIACNFGIEQLTVVAKEAPDQERMLKMATHKAAHLIRDLRLVDNTREAAEPYHFIVGTTARQGRHRVLEKAPHAVMTELASLAAGHRIGLMFGQESSGLTNEDLDFCQFTSTIPTADFSSLNLAQAVAIHCYELSMAVSRLDEPANMYGESQYANSYDLEGMYEHIEDALTKTTFIRHTNKTYWMRNIRQFLSRTKIKKKEASLIRGVCRKFLWHSRQEEGQQKGEEGQKTA, encoded by the coding sequence TTGTCTCAACCAATTAACACCCTGTCCGGCAGCGGCCTGATCATGGTTCGTCCGAAATATCCGGAAAATATCGGAGCCTCGGCCCGTATCGCCTGCAACTTCGGCATTGAACAGCTGACAGTAGTTGCCAAGGAAGCACCGGATCAGGAGCGAATGTTAAAGATGGCCACCCATAAGGCGGCCCATCTTATTCGTGATCTTCGACTCGTTGATAACACTCGGGAGGCAGCAGAACCCTATCATTTCATTGTCGGCACAACGGCTCGGCAAGGGAGGCATCGGGTTCTGGAAAAGGCCCCGCACGCAGTTATGACGGAGTTGGCTTCGCTGGCTGCCGGTCATCGAATCGGCCTGATGTTCGGGCAGGAAAGCAGCGGTCTGACCAATGAAGACCTTGATTTCTGCCAGTTTACCTCCACCATCCCCACAGCGGATTTTTCCTCGCTCAATCTGGCCCAGGCCGTCGCCATTCATTGCTATGAGCTTTCTATGGCGGTCAGCAGGCTGGATGAACCGGCCAACATGTATGGCGAGAGTCAATATGCCAATTCCTATGATCTGGAAGGGATGTACGAACATATTGAAGATGCCCTGACCAAGACCACCTTTATTCGCCATACCAATAAGACCTACTGGATGCGCAATATCCGCCAGTTTCTCAGCCGGACTAAGATCAAAAAGAAAGAGGCTAGCCTGATTCGTGGGGTGTGCAGGAAATTTTTGTGGCATAGCCGACAGGAGGAAGGGCAACAAAAAGGAGAGGAGGGGCAAAAGACGGCATGA
- the rnr gene encoding ribonuclease R encodes MAKKRNRGSRKTTGFPKTRQHNDQEHSLSKTLLSFFQKQTKSVSLDTIINELAPTQPSRKLLKETLARLEKDGKLHRRRQRWVIADRKEPVRATLSLTAKGFGFAVLEGNVARQQKDIFIPAAALNGATHGDTVMIQPAGSPNRPEGEVVEVEKRAFTHVCGIYMSGKNTGYVAPDNEKLPTSIQVRRNDAMDAEDGMAVRVEILDYGAKQRMPVGKIVEILGSAESVQVQIRMAVEQFQLPRSFPKNVERAAADLVPLTEPEPGRKDLRYLRHVTIDGATAKDFDDAIAVQKTKKGFRLFVSIADVSHYVRPGSAIDQEAYQRGTSVYLPDLVLPMLPERLSNDLCSLVPDQDRPAFTAILDFDQQGSRTGAKFTRSLIRSHQRFTYDAVHQAIYLRDKEARREHKSLLPMLEKAKELSDLLNRQRMQRGALGFTVPESNITLEGDSVSSITRLKRNQAHLLIEEFMLAANEAVGETLDQAGASVLFRVHEEPDEAKVKDFAELAWSLGLKLPKTELTPSWFAGVLEMSKDSSTEYVVNNLLLRTMQRARYTPKNYGHFGLAAEYYIHFTSPIRRYPDLVTHRVMQNLLLRKTGKGSGGKILPAGVNAEAAGTFLSARERVAVEAERDVQARLAALYLRDKVTEQFEAIISGVTSFGLFVELADCLISGAVPVSEMKDDYYRYDNKGHKLVGERTGKSLRLGDRVQVQLDQVDMLSRKVTFSLVDQKEK; translated from the coding sequence ATGGCAAAAAAAAGAAATAGAGGGTCCAGGAAGACAACTGGCTTCCCGAAGACTCGGCAGCACAACGATCAAGAACATTCCCTGAGCAAAACCTTGCTCTCCTTTTTTCAGAAACAGACAAAATCGGTCTCTCTGGATACAATCATAAACGAGCTGGCTCCAACCCAGCCTTCCCGAAAACTCCTTAAAGAAACGCTTGCTCGCTTGGAGAAAGATGGCAAGCTGCATCGGCGAAGACAGCGCTGGGTTATCGCGGACAGGAAAGAACCGGTCCGAGCGACCCTTTCCCTTACTGCCAAAGGTTTTGGTTTTGCCGTGCTTGAGGGCAATGTGGCCAGGCAACAGAAGGATATCTTTATCCCTGCCGCAGCCCTGAACGGGGCAACCCACGGCGATACGGTTATGATTCAGCCTGCTGGCTCTCCCAATCGGCCGGAGGGCGAAGTCGTGGAGGTGGAAAAACGGGCCTTCACCCATGTCTGCGGGATTTACATGAGCGGGAAAAATACCGGTTATGTGGCCCCGGATAATGAGAAGCTGCCTACCAGTATCCAGGTCCGTCGCAATGATGCTATGGATGCCGAGGACGGGATGGCTGTGCGGGTGGAGATCCTTGATTACGGGGCCAAACAGCGGATGCCGGTGGGGAAGATTGTGGAAATTCTCGGGTCGGCAGAATCGGTGCAGGTCCAGATCCGTATGGCTGTGGAGCAGTTTCAACTGCCCCGTTCTTTTCCGAAAAACGTGGAGCGGGCAGCAGCCGACTTGGTGCCGCTGACCGAGCCTGAGCCGGGCAGAAAAGATCTGCGCTATCTTCGCCATGTCACCATTGACGGGGCCACGGCCAAGGATTTTGACGATGCCATTGCGGTTCAGAAAACCAAGAAGGGCTTTCGGCTTTTTGTCTCCATTGCCGATGTCAGTCATTATGTCCGACCGGGATCTGCCATTGATCAGGAGGCGTACCAGCGCGGCACCAGCGTGTATTTACCGGATCTGGTTTTACCCATGTTGCCGGAACGGCTTTCCAATGATCTCTGCTCGCTGGTTCCTGACCAGGATCGCCCCGCCTTTACCGCTATCCTGGATTTTGATCAACAAGGCAGCCGGACCGGGGCCAAATTTACCCGGAGTCTGATCCGCAGCCATCAGCGTTTTACCTATGATGCGGTTCATCAGGCGATCTATCTTCGCGACAAGGAAGCGCGTCGGGAACATAAATCCCTGCTGCCCATGTTGGAGAAAGCCAAAGAGCTTTCTGATCTGCTTAACAGGCAGCGTATGCAGCGAGGGGCCTTGGGCTTTACGGTTCCGGAGAGCAATATTACGCTTGAAGGAGACAGCGTTAGTTCCATTACCCGGCTGAAGCGTAATCAGGCCCATCTGCTGATTGAGGAGTTTATGCTGGCTGCTAACGAGGCAGTGGGCGAGACCCTGGATCAAGCCGGGGCCTCGGTTTTGTTTCGGGTGCATGAAGAACCGGATGAGGCGAAGGTAAAGGATTTTGCTGAGCTGGCCTGGTCACTGGGGCTCAAGCTTCCTAAAACGGAACTCACGCCCTCCTGGTTTGCCGGGGTCCTGGAGATGTCCAAGGATTCCTCCACGGAATACGTGGTCAATAATCTCCTGCTCCGCACCATGCAACGGGCCAGATACACACCGAAAAATTACGGGCACTTTGGGCTGGCTGCGGAATACTATATCCATTTCACCTCGCCTATCCGGCGTTATCCGGATTTGGTGACTCATCGGGTCATGCAGAATCTGCTGCTCAGAAAAACCGGTAAAGGGTCTGGAGGGAAAATTCTGCCCGCCGGAGTAAACGCGGAAGCAGCTGGTACCTTTCTCTCTGCGCGTGAACGGGTTGCGGTGGAGGCCGAACGCGATGTTCAGGCTCGGTTGGCTGCCCTGTATCTACGCGATAAGGTGACAGAGCAGTTTGAGGCGATCATTTCCGGGGTGACCTCCTTTGGTCTTTTTGTAGAATTGGCTGACTGTCTGATCAGTGGTGCTGTTCCGGTCAGTGAGATGAAGGATGATTATTACCGTTATGATAATAAGGGCCATAAACTGGTCGGTGAGCGGACAGGAAAGAGCCTTCGGTTGGGTGATCGTGTTCAGGTGCAGCTTGATCAGGTCGACATGTTGAGCAGAAAAGTCACCTTTTCTCTGGTTGATCAGAAAGAGAAATAA
- a CDS encoding HD domain-containing protein, which translates to MGRFDLEKYRQEMSSFIGSGDETSVFYEALDFAFSAHDGQMRKSGDPYIIHPCATARILAEEMDVHNCEILAAGLLHDTIEDVDDITPEVIRKKFGPNVEAIVVGCTKVKHHSGDKQALKKLVHRQLFTGAAVRPEVMVVKLADRMHNLRTLGSMPRYKRQRIAEETLDFYAPLATILGLFALKRELYTRALAYKFPKQGQKLRQYINRLERNPNLATLTANLNEGLAAAGVKAEIAVRTKGLWGYYDIRNQILKKELEVPQEILITVEQRTGCYQTLGIMNQLYPPIPRTIRDFIANPKPTGYQGLHARAIIEGRKYLFKIRTEDMARRAQRGLVKDWNPNEKNRGRFVREIQEMFEILGNNDAVSYRDMIAAGGRKEIYTYTPQGDLICLPVHSVVLDFAFRIHTDIGHTCTGAIIGNRKVKPNEVLQDGNVVRILRRNQPINFDLSMQHCCQTPKARSELTKVFRKRIQAVSVETGRSVLEQEMRRYGLSYDLLEQQGMENILVYFNIASREELLQEVGQGQLRLRELIYEIRNGLQMRSNDILPQPTGILNRIELTTVDPVVVKSSACCKPTPLDKGSVGLLSRRGISLHCKDCFQLKKLKFQREDAVEVQWKLSVTPVKKEQKVTILAATAKRIFKLISIAPDALQVTDVLRTGKKSTAIPSWEVRFTVTNLQGLKRIIRHLDRSDLRYSFDFEQ; encoded by the coding sequence ATGGGGCGGTTTGATCTGGAAAAGTATCGACAGGAGATGTCATCATTCATAGGCTCAGGAGATGAGACTTCGGTATTCTATGAGGCCCTAGACTTCGCTTTTTCCGCTCATGACGGTCAGATGCGCAAGTCCGGCGATCCGTATATTATCCATCCCTGCGCAACCGCCCGCATCCTTGCCGAGGAAATGGATGTCCATAACTGCGAAATCCTTGCTGCTGGCCTGCTTCATGATACTATCGAGGATGTGGATGACATCACGCCGGAGGTGATCCGGAAAAAATTCGGCCCCAATGTGGAGGCCATTGTCGTCGGGTGTACCAAGGTCAAACACCATAGCGGGGATAAACAGGCCCTGAAAAAACTCGTTCATCGTCAGCTCTTCACCGGAGCTGCGGTCCGGCCCGAGGTGATGGTGGTCAAGCTGGCTGACCGGATGCATAACCTGCGGACCCTTGGGTCCATGCCCCGCTATAAACGACAACGCATTGCCGAAGAAACCCTAGATTTTTACGCCCCCCTGGCCACGATTCTCGGCCTTTTCGCCCTGAAACGGGAGTTGTACACCCGGGCCCTTGCCTATAAATTCCCCAAGCAGGGACAAAAACTCAGGCAATATATCAACAGGTTAGAAAGAAATCCTAATTTAGCTACCCTCACCGCCAATCTAAACGAGGGCCTAGCCGCAGCAGGTGTCAAGGCAGAGATAGCCGTCCGCACCAAGGGGCTCTGGGGCTATTATGATATTAGGAACCAGATCCTCAAAAAAGAACTGGAAGTGCCCCAAGAAATCCTGATTACTGTGGAACAAAGAACCGGTTGCTACCAGACGCTGGGTATCATGAACCAACTCTACCCACCTATCCCCCGAACCATCCGCGATTTTATCGCCAATCCCAAGCCCACCGGCTATCAGGGGCTGCATGCACGGGCGATTATTGAAGGGAGGAAGTATCTCTTTAAGATACGCACTGAAGACATGGCCCGCCGTGCCCAGCGCGGTCTGGTCAAAGATTGGAACCCCAACGAGAAGAACCGAGGTCGCTTTGTTCGAGAAATCCAGGAGATGTTCGAAATCCTCGGTAATAACGATGCTGTTTCCTACCGGGACATGATCGCTGCTGGCGGACGCAAGGAGATCTACACCTATACACCTCAGGGTGATCTTATCTGCCTGCCCGTGCATTCCGTAGTGCTGGATTTTGCCTTCCGTATTCACACTGATATCGGCCACACCTGCACAGGAGCAATTATCGGCAATCGAAAGGTGAAGCCGAATGAGGTGTTGCAAGACGGTAATGTGGTCAGAATTCTTCGCCGGAACCAGCCGATCAACTTCGACCTCAGCATGCAGCATTGCTGCCAGACCCCGAAGGCCAGAAGCGAGTTGACCAAGGTCTTTCGCAAAAGGATTCAGGCGGTGTCAGTGGAAACAGGTCGTTCCGTACTGGAGCAGGAAATGCGACGCTACGGCCTCTCGTATGATCTGCTTGAGCAGCAGGGCATGGAAAACATCCTGGTCTACTTCAATATTGCTTCCCGAGAAGAGCTGCTCCAGGAGGTCGGCCAAGGCCAATTGCGTTTGCGGGAGTTGATCTACGAAATCCGCAACGGCTTACAGATGAGAAGCAATGATATTTTGCCGCAGCCCACCGGCATCCTCAACCGCATTGAGTTAACCACGGTTGATCCGGTTGTGGTTAAATCATCAGCCTGCTGCAAACCAACCCCCCTTGATAAGGGCAGCGTTGGTCTGCTCAGCAGACGAGGGATTTCCCTCCATTGCAAGGACTGTTTTCAGCTGAAAAAACTAAAATTTCAGCGTGAAGATGCTGTTGAGGTTCAGTGGAAGCTCTCTGTCACCCCGGTAAAAAAAGAGCAGAAGGTCACCATTCTCGCAGCAACGGCAAAACGTATTTTCAAACTCATTTCTATTGCCCCGGACGCCCTGCAAGTCACCGATGTCCTACGAACCGGAAAGAAATCCACTGCCATCCCGTCCTGGGAAGTGCGCTTTACAGTCACCAATCTCCAGGGGCTGAAAAGAATTATCCGTCACCTGGATCGCTCGGATCTGCGCTATTCCTTTGATTTTGAGCAGTAA
- the aat gene encoding leucyl/phenylalanyl-tRNA--protein transferase, whose amino-acid sequence MPVFRLPDEIIFPDPQLAEPDGLLAVGGDLAPARILAAYSQGIFPWYSDSEPILWWSPVPRLVLLPEEFHLPKRLARTIRKNIFEVRADTAFAEVMTSCASIRRDAGEGTWITEEMLEAYIHLHELGFAHSVESWFEGELVGGLYGICLDRFFFGESMFSRKDDASKVALAALMENAERLDIRAVDCQMTTKHMLRFGSREMNREEFDDLLEQFIQQIVPQQPWRFAG is encoded by the coding sequence ATGCCCGTTTTCCGACTTCCTGATGAAATCATCTTTCCAGATCCACAGCTTGCTGAGCCGGATGGCTTATTGGCTGTGGGTGGTGATCTTGCCCCGGCCCGCATTCTTGCCGCCTATTCGCAGGGTATCTTTCCTTGGTATTCCGACAGTGAACCCATCCTTTGGTGGTCTCCTGTGCCGAGACTGGTCCTGCTCCCAGAAGAATTTCATCTCCCCAAGCGACTTGCCCGGACAATCCGAAAAAATATCTTTGAGGTTCGTGCAGACACGGCTTTTGCAGAGGTTATGACCTCCTGCGCGTCAATACGTCGGGACGCGGGAGAAGGGACCTGGATTACCGAAGAAATGCTGGAGGCCTATATTCATCTCCATGAGCTGGGTTTTGCCCATTCTGTGGAATCTTGGTTTGAAGGAGAGTTGGTTGGCGGGCTGTACGGTATCTGTCTGGATCGGTTTTTCTTTGGCGAATCTATGTTCAGCCGCAAGGACGATGCCTCAAAGGTCGCCTTGGCTGCCTTGATGGAGAACGCGGAGCGCTTGGATATACGAGCTGTGGATTGCCAGATGACCACAAAGCATATGCTCCGTTTTGGCAGTCGGGAAATGAATCGAGAAGAATTCGATGATCTGCTGGAACAGTTTATTCAGCAGATTGTTCCGCAGCAACCGTGGCGGTTTGCTGGCTAG
- a CDS encoding AEC family transporter gives MENFIITITFLLIGMLIKRLPNFPDETGNALNLFVIYISLPALVLLKIPELTFSQDLLIPAIMPWGMLLFSSALILILSKLFHWDRPTTGCLLLIIPLGNTSFLGIPMVKAFFGEEALPYALIYDQLGSFLALATYGSLILALYGTGENKPSLHSAIKKIVTFPPFIALILAFLLKSFTYPGTVTNLLNMMAATLVPLVMVAVGFQLTLRLNRKVVSQLSIGLAIKLIIAPLAALFVCRVSGLEGEAVQVSIFEAGMPPMVSAGALAILANLSPALTAALVGIGIILSFATLPVLYQLLV, from the coding sequence ATGGAAAATTTCATCATCACCATAACCTTTCTCCTCATCGGCATGCTTATAAAACGCCTGCCGAATTTCCCCGATGAGACAGGAAATGCCCTTAATCTCTTTGTCATCTACATATCCCTCCCAGCCCTGGTTCTGCTCAAGATCCCGGAGCTGACTTTTTCCCAGGACCTTCTAATTCCTGCGATTATGCCTTGGGGCATGCTCCTGTTCTCCAGCGCCTTGATTCTTATTTTATCCAAGCTCTTCCACTGGGATCGACCAACCACCGGCTGCCTACTCCTGATCATCCCCTTGGGCAACACCTCCTTCCTGGGCATCCCCATGGTCAAGGCGTTTTTCGGCGAAGAGGCTCTCCCTTACGCCTTGATCTATGATCAGCTGGGCTCCTTCCTGGCCTTAGCGACCTACGGCTCCCTTATCCTTGCCCTGTATGGAACAGGTGAAAACAAACCCAGCTTGCACAGCGCGATAAAAAAGATTGTGACCTTCCCCCCCTTTATTGCCTTGATCCTCGCTTTTCTTTTAAAGTCATTCACCTATCCTGGCACCGTTACCAATCTGCTCAACATGATGGCGGCCACATTGGTCCCCTTGGTCATGGTCGCAGTGGGTTTTCAACTCACCCTCAGACTGAACAGAAAAGTCGTTTCTCAGCTGAGCATAGGGCTTGCGATCAAACTCATTATCGCGCCTTTGGCCGCCTTATTCGTATGCAGGGTTTCCGGTTTGGAAGGAGAGGCTGTGCAGGTATCAATCTTTGAGGCAGGGATGCCGCCTATGGTCTCAGCAGGGGCATTAGCTATTCTCGCGAACCTGTCACCAGCCCTGACTGCGGCCTTGGTCGGCATAGGGATTATCCTCAGTTTTGCGACGCTACCGGTGCTTTATCAGCTGCTGGTATGA
- the putP gene encoding sodium/proline symporter PutP: MVLTIQFGLYLLFMLGIGSYSMRRTINNEDFIIGGRTLGPVTTAISAGASDMSSWLLLGLPGAVFAGGLVDGVWISLGLILGAYGNWRIVAPRLRAYSEKLNAVTLPTFLSNRFDDTSGILKTVSSLVILIFFTLYVASGLKGGTLLFAHSFGASEQTALLITTLVVVSYTFLGGYLAVCWTDLIQGLLMLCALAACSLMAFFAVAGSGVDITAVRPEAFQLKTTWLTGASLMAWGLGYFGQPHILARFIGIKSVKDVAAARRIGMSWMIVCLVLAVEIGLLGIGYHAIAPLDGITSPGGNNELVFLALVSALFHPIFAGFVLAAVLAALMSTADSQLLVLTSALTEDIPLFKHFTSKQRAWISRLGVVGFALLAYYLALDSNDTILAMVGYAWGGLGAAFGPVIILSLIWRKTTKYGALAGMLAGAITIFLVKNYITLEGEYLYELLPGFIVAFLTIILVSALTEMPSEKALQKFDAAKQEVKDSGKNIT; the protein is encoded by the coding sequence ATGGTACTGACAATACAATTCGGCCTCTACCTGCTCTTCATGCTGGGCATAGGCTCTTACTCCATGCGCCGAACCATAAATAATGAGGATTTCATTATCGGCGGTCGCACCCTGGGGCCGGTAACAACGGCCATCAGTGCCGGAGCCTCGGACATGAGCAGCTGGCTGCTCCTCGGCCTCCCTGGAGCAGTCTTTGCTGGTGGGCTGGTCGACGGGGTTTGGATTTCTCTCGGCCTGATCCTCGGTGCCTACGGCAATTGGCGCATTGTCGCGCCACGACTCAGAGCTTATAGCGAAAAGCTCAACGCCGTAACTCTGCCCACCTTTCTGTCCAACCGCTTTGATGATACCTCAGGCATCCTCAAGACCGTTTCATCCTTAGTGATCCTGATCTTTTTCACCCTCTATGTTGCTTCAGGACTCAAAGGCGGCACCCTACTCTTTGCCCACAGCTTCGGGGCCAGCGAACAAACCGCCCTGCTCATAACCACTCTGGTGGTTGTCTCCTATACCTTTCTCGGCGGCTATCTGGCTGTCTGCTGGACAGACCTCATCCAGGGGCTGCTCATGCTTTGCGCCTTGGCTGCCTGCTCCCTGATGGCCTTTTTCGCCGTTGCCGGTTCAGGCGTGGATATCACCGCAGTAAGGCCGGAGGCCTTTCAGCTCAAAACCACCTGGCTCACCGGGGCCTCGCTCATGGCCTGGGGTTTGGGCTATTTCGGGCAACCGCATATCCTCGCCCGGTTTATCGGCATTAAAAGCGTTAAGGATGTCGCTGCCGCCCGCCGAATCGGGATGAGCTGGATGATCGTCTGCCTTGTGCTGGCGGTTGAAATCGGACTTCTCGGCATCGGGTATCATGCCATTGCCCCGCTGGATGGAATTACCAGTCCGGGGGGCAATAATGAACTGGTTTTCCTGGCCCTGGTCAGTGCCCTGTTTCATCCCATTTTTGCAGGCTTTGTGCTGGCAGCGGTCCTGGCAGCTCTTATGTCGACAGCAGACTCCCAGCTCCTGGTCCTTACCTCGGCCTTAACCGAGGATATTCCCTTGTTCAAACACTTCACCAGTAAACAACGGGCCTGGATAAGCAGGCTCGGGGTGGTTGGTTTTGCCCTACTTGCCTATTATCTTGCCTTGGACAGCAACGATACCATCCTGGCGATGGTGGGCTATGCCTGGGGAGGTTTAGGTGCCGCCTTTGGGCCTGTGATCATTCTCTCCCTGATCTGGCGAAAGACCACCAAGTACGGTGCCTTGGCCGGGATGCTTGCCGGAGCGATTACGATTTTTCTCGTGAAAAATTATATCACTCTTGAGGGGGAGTATCTTTACGAACTCCTGCCCGGCTTCATTGTTGCCTTTCTGACAATTATCCTGGTCAGTGCTCTGACAGAAATGCCCTCGGAAAAGGCTTTGCAGAAATTTGATGCGGCAAAGCAGGAGGTGAAGGATTCCGGGAAAAATATCACCTAG
- a CDS encoding type II toxin-antitoxin system VapB family antitoxin: MRTTLDIPENLITEAMQLTSIKTKTALIIRALEELVRKNKIAEIKKYKGRIDLDMDLDVLRDRK; the protein is encoded by the coding sequence ATGAGAACGACCCTAGATATCCCTGAAAACCTTATTACCGAAGCGATGCAACTGACAAGTATCAAAACAAAAACAGCTCTGATTATCCGTGCATTAGAGGAGCTTGTCCGAAAGAACAAGATTGCTGAAATCAAAAAATATAAAGGCAGGATCGACCTGGATATGGATCTTGATGTTTTAAGAGATCGCAAATGA
- a CDS encoding PIN domain-containing protein: MSILVDSSVWIDYFRGSNNADRLDYLIDEGLLVTNDLILAELIPPLNIRNQRRIISLLKTLSRIPVNIDWEDIIDMQTKCIRKGINKVGIPDLIIAQNAMFNSLDLYSHDKHFKLMSKHLSLSLY, encoded by the coding sequence ATGAGCATTCTGGTTGATAGCTCTGTATGGATTGATTATTTCCGTGGATCAAACAATGCCGACAGACTGGATTATTTAATTGATGAAGGGCTTCTTGTTACCAACGACTTGATCCTCGCGGAGCTGATCCCGCCCCTCAATATCAGGAACCAACGTCGAATTATCTCCCTGTTAAAGACACTCTCAAGAATTCCAGTCAATATTGATTGGGAGGATATTATCGATATGCAGACCAAATGCATCCGAAAAGGGATCAATAAGGTAGGCATTCCCGATCTCATTATCGCCCAGAATGCCATGTTCAACAGCTTGGATCTGTACAGTCATGACAAGCACTTCAAACTCATGAGCAAACACCTCTCGTTATCACTTTATTGA